The sequence below is a genomic window from Salinispira pacifica.
CTGGAATTCGGCATCAGGATCAACCCCCAGCACAGCGAAGGCAGCGTGGAACTGTATGATCCCTGCGCCCCCTACAGCCGCATGGGTGTGGTGAAATCCGAGTTCCGGCGAGATCTTCTTCAGGGGATCAGCGGGCTTCATTTCCACAGCCTCTGTGAACAGGGCTCTGAGCCTCTTGAGCGCACCCTGGAAGCGGTTACCGCCAATTACGGGGATGTTCTGAAAACACTCAAATGGATCAACCTGGGAGGCGGACACCACATCAGCAAAGAAGACTACAACCGCCCCCTTCTGATCCGGCTCATTCGTGAACTGAAAGAGACCTACGATCTGGAAGTGTATCTTGAGCCCGGGGAGGCCATCGCCATTCACAGCGGCGTCCTGGTAACCACCGTACTGGATACCCCGGTGAACGCAATGAACCTGGCGATTCTGGATACCTCAGCCACCTGCCACATGCCGGATGTGCTTGAGATGCCATACCGCCCCGACATTCTGGGCGCCGGACTCCCGGGAATGCAGCCCCACCTCTACCGGCTGGGCGGGCAGACCTGCCTTGCAGGGGATGTGATCGGCGATTACAGTTTTCCCCGTCCCCTTTCCCGGGGGCAGCGGCTGATATTCGATGATATGGCCCACTACACCATGGTAAAAAACACCACATTCAACGGTATTCCCCTTCCCTCAATATGTACGTACGACAGCGACAGCGGTGAATATGAAGTGATCAGGGAATTCGGTTATGGTGATTTCCGTTCCAGACTCTCATAGCCGGGAACAGGAGGAGATATGAATCGGAAGCAGCCGAAGATTCAAAAAGACGGCAGGGAAACAGCCGGCAAATCATCTGATGGAAGCTTTCCCGGGTATGACGGGGAAGTATTCCTGGAGAGCGAAACCGGCAGACCCGATTCCCGGAAGTGCCGCTTTCATATTCTGCCCTTCCCGTTCGAAGCCTCGGTATCTTACGGCGGCGGCACCCGAAGAGGGCCGGAGGCAATTATTGAGGCCAGCCAGCAGCTGGAACTCTACGACGGAATCAGTTTTCCCGGCGAGGCGGGGATATTCACCCATCCAAGCGTGAGGGTGCCGGAACAGGAGCACCCCGGTGACGGGGACGTTCAGCACTGCTTTGAAGATGCCGGCAACCGTGTGGAACAAATCCTGCAGTCGTCGGCAATCCCGGTGACCCTGGGTGGAGAGCACAGCATCAGCTATGCCCCTCTTCAGGCCCTGAAACGTCACTATTCCCCCCGAAACATCGGAATTGTGCAAATCGACGCTCATGCAGACCTCCGCCTTGCCTATGAGGGGCGGGTCTGGTCCCACGCATCGGTGATGCGGAGGCTGGCAGACCAGGGGTTTCCGATTCTCCAGCTGGGAGTACGGGCTCTCTGCAGGGAGGAAAGGGACTACCGGGATTCTGCAGAGAATATCGTCTATTACGACGCCCGGGAACTCATCGAACAGGATATCAGAAATATCCGTTTGCCCGAGGAGTTTCCCGAGCTGCTGTATCTGAGCATAGATCTGGATGGTTTGGATCCGTCAATCATGCCGGCAACCGGCACTCCTGTTCCCGGCGGTCTGGGCTGGTATCAGACCCTCGATCTCCTTGCTTCGATCATCGCTCAGCGCCATGTGGCGGGGCTGGACATGGTTGAGCTGGCTCCCATGGATCAGGGTCATGCATGGAATTATACGGCTGCACAGCTGCTGTACTCGGTACTTGGTCTGATACAACGGCTGAACCCCGGGAAAAGCGAAGGCCTATGAGCAGCTATTCTGCGATCATGAAAAGTCTGCCCATCATGCCGGATACCGCTGTGAGAGTTATCAACTTGGCAAATGATGAATCGGATATCGATTTCAGAGATCTGGAAGATATCATCAAGGTGGACTCAGGATTGACCAGCAAAGTTCTCAGAGTGGCAAACTCAAGTCTGTATGCCCGGGAAGGGCTGATCGCCGATCTGCACACGGCAATTTCCATGCTCGGTTTCAAAAACATCCGCAATCTGGTGGTACTTGTCACCGCCTCATCGGTTTTTCATCGTAACACCGTCAGTACATTCTTCCGGAAGTATTGGAAACACGGCATTATCTCTGCCTTCGCAGCCCGGGAGGTGGCCCGGAAGGTGAACCGTGTAGATCTTGCCGAGGAAGCATTTCTTGCAGCCCTTTTGAGCAATATCGGACAGGCCGCCCTCTTCTACCACAACCGTGAGGAATATGAGGAGATCTACAGGAGATGGATCTCGGAAGGTGAATCGCTTGTGGAGCTGGAGGAGCTGAGTTTCGGTACAAATCATCGCCTGGTGGGGTCAGAAATTCTGAAAAACTGGAATTTCCCGGATCTCTACGCCCATGCTGCCCGGGAGCATCTCCGGGAAAATATCACCAGCCCTCATAAGATGCTGATCATCATCGTAAGCACAGGGAATTTCCTGGCTGAGAATTATCTGTTCCGCCTGACCCATCCAAGATCCCTTGGGGAGCTGAAGCATTACTTTCCGCTCATGGGGCTCACCCCGGCCGGAATCCAGGGGCTTCAGCAGCAGGTGCAAAACGGTATGGAAAACGACAGCTTGTACGCTGGGGTGAAGGATCTGTTCGGATTAGGGTAACTCTCGCCCCCCTTTCCGATCCGACCCGTTCCGAGGCGTTCCGATCCGACCCGATCCGATACTTTCCCCGGCTTTCAACCGCTTTCAACCTGCACGTCCAGCCACCTACCTTTAAGAAAACCTGCAATCATGATCCCCGCATGGAATATCTGGTACAGCCCGAAGCTCAGCCATGCCAGCTGGATGGTGTCGGGAAAGAGATGCCGCATGAGCAGAGTTAACCCCAGGATGAACAGAACGTTGGTAGTGAACTCGCTGGCAAGCACATAGCGTCCGTATCCGTTGGAAATAAACACCATCTCGAAAGAATACCCAAGTGACTCCATGAAATAAAACGGAAGAAAGAAGGTCAGGGCTGTGGTTATCACCGCCACCGTGGATGGATCTGAAGAAAAGATTCCCGCAATCCGGTAGCGCAGGAGAAATGTGAACAGCGCCACCAGCACGGCAATTCCTGCGGCCACAGCCCCGGAAGCTGCGATATATTTCCCGGCGCTTTGTTTTTCGCCGCGGCCCAGGGCATTCCCTGCAAGAATTCCGGCGCTCCGGGCGAATCCTCCGATGATTGTTTTATTCAGCCGGTAGAATGAAAATACTGCATGGGTTGCCGCAAGAAAAAGTGGTGAATAATCCTCAATAATCGTCTGATATGTCATAAAAATGCCCAGAGCAATGATATTCTGTACTGCCGGAGGCAAAGCCACCCGCACAATATCTTTCTGCAGCCTGGTGCTGAGATGCCTGAAGCTGAACAGCCGGTACTCTGTTCGGTATCCCCGGGTAAGAACCACAACTATCAGAAATACTGCTGCGAAACTGAATGCCAGCACGGTTCCCAGGGCAGCCCCCCGGATTCCCATGGCCGGCAGACCGAACTTCCCGAAAATAAAAATATAGTTGAGGATGATATTCAGGACGTTGCTGAGAATACCTGACCACATCACATAGGAGGTTTTGTTGATGGCCGAGAAGAAGCCCTGAACCGCAAAGAATATCCCGGTGGGGATGAGGGCAAAGCGCATCATTGAAATATACTGAATGGTTAACTCCAGGATTTCGGGGGTTTCAATCATCCCCGAAAGGACCGGCCGGGCGAGAAAACTGGCGGAGATGGCCAAGGTTCCCGCAACAAGAGCTGCTACCATTCCGTTGTCCAATGCTTCGCCGGTAATATGCCGGGACTCCAGGCTGTTAATGTCCTGACGGCCGAATCTTCGTGCGGTTATCGCCTGAATTCCGTTTGAAAGAGGCCAGAGAAAAGTATTGAGCATCCAGGTGAAAAGTCCCGCTATGCCGATTGCCGCCAGCTCAAAACTGTTTTCCCCGAAGTGTCCAAGCATTGCGCTGTCCACTATCTGATGGAGATAGTGGGTCAGTCTGCCGAATAAAAGGGGTATTCCCAGGGCCACAACCTGACCGACCGGATGTCCGCCGGAGCGGAAGAACTCCCCGGCCTGTCCTCTTGAAAGCTTCACATTCTCTCCTGAAATTCTCTTCTGAAATTTTGATGTATGCCCGTGGCAGGTCGGTATGCGGCCTGCGGGCCCCGTGGGGGGCTGCAAAGAGTTTTACTCTACATCAATTCACCGGTGAGGGGAAGCTGCCCCGGGATTTTAGAGGAAGTGTCTGAACAGGATTTCAGCCGTTCCTTCGTTCAAAATGGACGGTATTCCAATGCTTCATCCAAACCTGCAATGCAGTACGATCCATGGGACGGGCATGCAGAAACCCCTGGATGTGAGTTACTTCAAGTTCCCGAAGCATCCGGTCCTGTTCTTCATATTCCACCCCTTCGGCAACCGTTTCCATGCCCAAACTCAGGGCCATAGCCTGAATAGCCCGGATAATTTCCCTTGAGTGGGTGCTTTCCTGCATGGATGCAATAAAGCTACGGTCAATTTTAAGAGTATCGATGTTGAAGCGATGCAGATAGCTCAAACTGCTGTATCCTGTACCGAAATCGTCAAGGGAAAGACGAATGCCCATATTTTTCAGAAGGGTGAGATTTTGCTTCACCATCTCATTGTCTTCAATGAGCATGGATTCGGTGATTTCCAGCTCAAGCTGGGACATGTCGGCGGCGGTCTTTGCAAGAATATTACTGATTACGGGAATGAAATTCTGACTATGAAGGTTTACCGGACTGATATTGAATGAGAGGGCAAGACGATTTTCATTGCCGTGATTCAGTTCTCTCAGTTCCTGGATATCCGAGGCGGCAATATGAAAAAGATATTCTGACAGTTCTGCGATAATTCCGATTTCTTCGGCAAGAGGAATAAATTCCTCGGGAGAGACTTCCCCGAATTCCGGAGAGAACCAACGGGCCAGGGCTTCAACCTTTGTGACTTTTCTGCTGTCTGCCCTGATAATGGGCTGAAAATGCAGGGTCAGTTCCTGCCGTGAAACTGCAGATCGCAACTCCTCGGCCAGTCTGTAGCGTTTCCTGATATCTTCATGTCCCTGTTTATCGTAGCGGATGGTGGTTCCTCCGCCCCGGCTCTTACTTACCGATAGAGCAAGCTCCAGATTGCGGATAATTGACTCCGCCGGATCTGTACCAACCCGCGAGCCCGAAAACCGGCTCCGGCTTTTTCTCCCCCTTCCAGGTCCTTCATGATCAGATGTTTGGGACAGTTCGTTGGGTAAATGGGAAAGATAGGCGGTGTAACTGATGTTCAGGCTCAATCGGATCAACTGATTCATGAGAATAAACCCTTTCAGAGCACTCTGATGAAGCATTTCCGCCACGGCTTTGGGATCGGGGTCGTCGGAAGGAAAGGATAGAATAAAGTCCGTGCCCCCGAACCGGCCCAGGAACCCGTCTTTGGGAATGAGGGTCTCACAGCGCCGGGCAAACAGCCGCAGCATTTCATCCCCTGCCGTATAGCCGTAATTATCATTAATCTGCCTGAATCGGTGGATGGAAATAAAGAGGGTAAAGAAGGGCGTCCCTTTCTTCCGGCTTCGTCGTGCAGTCTCATTCAAAAGGGTTCGAATGTAATGGCGGTTAGGCAGTCCGGTGAGATCATCATAATAGGCCACAGCCTCCAGCCTGGATGTGGTTTGTTTGAAACCGAACACCACGGAACCGGTGAGAGAGCTGATGAGAATATAAAGAACAAATACTCTCAGGAGAAAATCCGCTTCAAGATGTGCGCGAATGGGTGCCGTGGGGAATGCAATGGCAAAAACAAACAGCAGAGCAAACAGTGTCTGGGTAAACAGTGCCCAACGGATATTCAGAAAATAAAACAGGATGATGGGGCCGAGAAAAATATAGAGAATGCCGTACCCGTTATATCCGCCGGTTATCATGGCATAGGTGAGAGCCAGAATCACACTCAGAGCGGATATCTGGATGCTTGCATCCAGCCGGTTACCCCGGTGATATATGATCATTGCAGCTATTTGACCAGTTGTGGCAAAAATCAGCACCGCAGAGGCCAGGTATGAACCGGCCGCTGCAACTGATATGGCAAGGGGCAGGAAGATCACCAGCCCCAGGAAGGCCATGATATGAATAAGCAGGATTTTGCCCCGAATAAACAATGGAAGGGCGCTGGAAAGACCCTGATACCTGAGGAAACGCTGAACTGAGAATGCAAATCGCTGGAACAAATTCATGGGCACACTTCCAATCATAGTACAGGTGATGAAGAAAAAGAAGGGAAATTTTGCCGTATTCTCCATTACAGCCGTATTGCTGAATAGCTGTTCATTTTTTTCTTGCTAAATCCTGAGTGTGGTTGTAAGATTTAATTACTGAACAGCAATTCATTATTCGGAGGATTTTATGAATCAAACGTTTACCACCCTTCCAGAACTATTCAAGCATGCCACAACGTCCTTCAGCCTTGAAAAGGCCCTCATGTATCCTGAAGGCGACTCATGGAGAACCTATTCAAGCGAACACTTCAGGAATCAGGTTCGATGGCTGGCGCTGGGTATGAGTGATATGGGGGTAAAAGAAGGAGACAGTGTGGGAATTCTTGCACCGTCCTCCCCGGAATGGATAATTCTGGACCTTGCCACAGTAAGTCTGGGGGCAGTAAGCGTTCCCCTCTTCAAAAAGATCAGTCTTGAAAGCCTCACCCATGAAATTTCCGACTCAAAAATGAAGTATCTTTTTATCGGAAACCTTGAAGAGCTGCCCCACATTAAAGCAACACATAAGCATTTGAAAGAACAGATCACCTTCGGTAAGAGCTTCCCGAACGAGCGGTTCAATGCACTTATTGCCAAAGGGCGGGAAATGGATACCAAGAATCCTGAGCTCTTCGATTCATTTGCGTCAAAAATCAAAGAGGATCAGCTTGCCACAATTATATACACCAGCGGAAGCACCGGACTTCCCAAAGGAGTGAAGCTCACTCATAGAAATATTGTCAGCCAGGTGCACGCCAGCTCCCAGCGGTTCAAGACAGTTCCGGGAGATCGGGTTCTTTCCGCCCTTCCCCTTGCCCATATTTTTGAGCGGATGGTGATGTATTTTTACATTTCATCGGGACTTCCCATTTATTTCGCCGATGATCCCCAAATGCTGGGGGTGTATGCCAAGACAGTGAGTCCCACAATCATGACGGTTGTTCCCAGAATTCTGGAGAAGGTGTACATGAAAATGCGGGAAGGTGCGTTTGAAAAAACCGGTGTGGCCGGGGCAATAGCCAGAACCGGATTCGTACGGGCTGAAAAGAAAAAACCCGGTACCGCCGCCAAAGGCCCTCTGGGTATGATATTCGACAAACTGCTATATAAAAAATTCCGGGCAGCCATGGGCGGAAAATTGCGAATAGCCATATCCGGATCGGCAAAACTGTCACCGGAGATTGCCTCCTTTTTCGTAAATTGCGATCTTCAGGTGTATGAAGGATACGGGCTCACCGAGGCCAGCCCGGTAATTGCGGTGAATTATCCCGGCCATAGAAAAATCGGATCTGTGGGCCCCCTCTTTCCGGGGATAGAAGTGAAGGTTAGCGGAGAAGGTGAAGTTCTGGCCAGAGGCCCCAATATTATGCAGGGATATCACAACCGGCCGGATGCCACCGCAGAGGTGATCGACGAGGAAGGCTGGCTTCACACAGGAGACCTGGGCAGCTACGAGGACGGCTACCTGACCATCACCGGACGGAAAAAGGAACTGTTCAAGAAATCCACCGGCGAATATGTGCCTCCGGTACCTCTTGAACAGGAACTGGTGCAGATGCCCGGAATCGATACCGCCGTGGTTGTTGCGGATAACCGGACATTTGTTACGGCGCTCATATTTCCCGAGTATGAAAAGCTTCCGACGCTTAAATCGGAGGCGGGGATGGAAGATGTGAAGGATGATGAGTTTCTGGAAAGCGACTACTTCCGCCAGCAGATTCACGAATATCTTCAGGAAATGAATAAGCATCATCACCATTGTGAACACATCGCCGATTTCCGGATTATCCATAGCCAGGCTAGCATTGAAGATGGCGAACTCACCCCCACTATGAAGGTGCGGCGCTTCGCCATTGAAAAGAAATACGGAGACCTTATTGAGGAAATGTACAAGACACCTCACTCCTGGAAATAACTTCTAAGATCTGCAGAAAAAGGAGAATTCAATGAATCAATCTCGAGAGCGAATTGCCATTGTGGATGGAATCAGAACGCCAATGGCAAAAGCAGGAACAGTTCTGAAAAATACCCAGGCGGACGATATGGGAGCATTCATCGTCCGCCAGCTTCTGGAACGGAACAGCATCGAACCGGAAGAATTCGACGAGGTGATCATCGGCAACGTGGCCCAGCCGGCTCATGCGGCCAACATCGCCAGAGTAATTGCCCTGAAAGCGGGAATGCCCAATTCAACCCCGGCATACACGGTTCACCGGAATTGTGCCAGCGGTATGGAGAGCATTACTACGGCGGCAAGCAAACTGCTCACCGGAGAAGGTGATATCTATCTTGCCGGCGGAACTGAAAGCATGTCCAACATTCCACTGATGTTCAACAAAGAGTTCACCTCATTTATAAACCGCCTTTCCGCTTCAAAAACGTTTTCACAGAAACTGAAAACCCTCTTTTCCTTCCGGATGAAAATGCTCCGTCCGGAAATCGGGGTAATTCACGGACTCACCGATCCGGTAAGCGGTCTCATCATGGGGCTCACCGCCGAAAATCTGGCCAAGGAGTTCTCCATCAGCCGCAAGGAACAGGATGAGCTGGCCCTCCTGAGTCATCAGAGGGCAGTCCAGGCAGCCAAAGAGAACAAGCTGGAAGGGGAGATTATCCCCATGCCCCTCATGCCTGAGTACAGCACTATCGTGGAGCAGGATTCAGGCCCCCGGGAGAACCAGAGCATGAAGGCCCTGGGCAAACTCAGACCATACTTCGATAAGAAAAACGGCACGGTTACCGTTGGCAATTCCTGCCCGATTACCGATGGTGCTGCGGCGGTAATCCTGATGCGGGAAAGCGATGCCAAAAAACGGGGCCTCACCCCTCTGGGATACATCAAAGACTGGGCGTATGCGGGTCTTGAACCCGAACGGATGGGCCTCGGACCCACCTATGCAACGGCGAAACTCTTCAAGAAAACCGGAACCAAATTATCAGAAATTGATTACATCGAGATGAACGAGGCGTTTGCCGCTCAGATTATCGCCAATGAAAGAGCCTTTGCCAGCAAGGATTTCGCTTCAAAGTATCTTGGAATGGATGAAGCTTTGGGTGAAATTGACCGGAATAAGATGAACCTCCAGGGCGGAGCCATTGCCCTTGGCCATCCTGTGGGAACCACCGGAACAAGAATTACGGTTCACACCCTTCGGGAACTGCGGCGGCAGGGCAAACAGAAGGGGCTGGCCACGCTCTGTATCGGCGGAGGTCAGGGAGCATCCCTCCTTCTCGAGGTGGAATGATTGCACCGAAACGAATACACGACTGTATTTCAAAATACACTGCTCGGCCAAAACAATTTGAAAGAAAGAGGTTAGAACCATGAAAGGCTATTTCAGCTATTCAGAACAGGACGGTGTCGCCCGCCTCACCCTCGATTTGGAGGGGAAACCGGTGAACTTGCTCAGCTCGGACGTGATGGCAGCTTTGGATGAAAAATTCAGGGAGCTGGAGAGCCGAACCGATCTGCATCTGCTGATCATCGACAGCAATAAAAAAGGTATTTTCATCGCAGGTGCAGACATCAAGGAAATTCAGGGCATTACCCGTGAAGAAGAGGCGTATGAAAAAGCAAAAGGAGGACAGGATGTTCTCAACCGGCTGGAGATGATGCCATTCCCCAGTATTGCGTATATTAACGGCGCATGCATGGGAGGGGGCACCGAACTGGCCCTTGCCTGCACCTTCCGTCTCACAAGTGATGATGCAAAAACCAAGATTGCCCTTCCTGAAGTGAACCTGGGAATCATGCCGGGATTCGGCGGCACCCAGCGCCTCCCCCGTTTGGTGGATATTTCCCAGGCTCTCCCCATGATCCTCACCGGGAAACCCCAGGACGGAAAAAAAGCGGAAAAAATCGGTCTTTCGGACCGGGTGATTCCCCACGGGTACAGCGAATTCTTTCTGAATGAATTTGCATCGAAAATTCGGGGGGTGGTGGAGAAACAGCGTTCATCCTTTCCTTCGGGGGGTACAACCAATCCTGCCGACGGATCAGGCTATTTGAAAACCTTGAACAGCCGGAGAAAGTGGCTGAATGAGATCCGAAAGCAGGCCTACGGTTTGATCCGGCCGGTAAAACGGGGAAAGATCCAGAGTCCCGCATACGGCTGGTTCCTGAATAAAACGGCCCTGGGGCGGAGCATGGCCCTGAACAACGCAAAGAAGTCGGTACTGGCCAAAACCCAGGGCAATTACCCGGCTCCTCTGGAAGCGATTTCCACCATCCACAACACCCTGGGAGGTAATTTCGCCAAGGGGCTGATTTATGAAGCCAGGAAGTTCGGAAAACTGGCCGCCTCGGATATCAGCAAAAATCTGATTCAGATCTACTTTCTCACCGAAGAAAACAAGAAACTTCCCGATCCCGAACATGTTCCCGGCGCGGGAGCCAAAGCTGGAAGTGCCGATCTGCCGGAAACCATCGGGAATACCGGAGTGCTTGGCGCGGGAGTTATGGGCGGAGGCATAGCCTGGCTGTTCAGCAAGGCCGGATATGATGTCGCCCTGAAAGATATTTCCTGGGATGCGGTGCAAAAAGGGTTTGACGCCGCAAAGAAAATCTACGGCCAGCTGAAAAAACGGCGAAAACTCAGCAGCCGAGAGGTAAACCTGGGCATGCATCGAATCAGCGGAACCTTGGATTATGAGAGTTTTGTTCGCGCTGACATTGTTGTGGAAGCGGTGGTGGAAAAAATGTCGGTAAAGCAGGCGGTTCTCTCGGAGCTGGAGGAAAACGTTCCGGAGAATTCAATTATCGCCAGCAACACATCCAGTCTGTCCATCAATGAAATGGCCAAAGCCTTGAAGAAACCGGAACGGTTTGCGGGTATGCACTTTTTCAATCCGGTGAACCGGATGCCCCTGGTTGAGGTGATCAGCGGCGAGCAGACCGATCCCCGGGCGGCCATTGAAGTAGCCCGCTTTGCCCTGAAACTGAAGAAGACCCCGGTATTTGTGAAAGACGGACCGGGATTCCTGGTGAACCGCATCCTCATGCCCTACCTGAATGAGGCGGCGTACCTTCTCTCCCAAGGCGCCGATGTTGAAGAAACCGACCGGCAGTGGAAAAAGTGGGGTATGCCCATGGGGCCCTACACGCTCATTGATGAGATCGGCATAGATGTGGCCAGGAAAGTGGCAAAGATTCTGGAGGACGCGTATCCCGACAGGATGAAGGCCGCACCCATTCTTGAGGGCCTGAAGGATCACCCTCAGCTCCTTGGGAAAAAGAACAAGCAGGGAT
It includes:
- a CDS encoding MATE family efflux transporter, whose amino-acid sequence is MKLSRGQAGEFFRSGGHPVGQVVALGIPLLFGRLTHYLHQIVDSAMLGHFGENSFELAAIGIAGLFTWMLNTFLWPLSNGIQAITARRFGRQDINSLESRHITGEALDNGMVAALVAGTLAISASFLARPVLSGMIETPEILELTIQYISMMRFALIPTGIFFAVQGFFSAINKTSYVMWSGILSNVLNIILNYIFIFGKFGLPAMGIRGAALGTVLAFSFAAVFLIVVVLTRGYRTEYRLFSFRHLSTRLQKDIVRVALPPAVQNIIALGIFMTYQTIIEDYSPLFLAATHAVFSFYRLNKTIIGGFARSAGILAGNALGRGEKQSAGKYIAASGAVAAGIAVLVALFTFLLRYRIAGIFSSDPSTVAVITTALTFFLPFYFMESLGYSFEMVFISNGYGRYVLASEFTTNVLFILGLTLLMRHLFPDTIQLAWLSFGLYQIFHAGIMIAGFLKGRWLDVQVESG
- a CDS encoding HDOD domain-containing protein, giving the protein MSSYSAIMKSLPIMPDTAVRVINLANDESDIDFRDLEDIIKVDSGLTSKVLRVANSSLYAREGLIADLHTAISMLGFKNIRNLVVLVTASSVFHRNTVSTFFRKYWKHGIISAFAAREVARKVNRVDLAEEAFLAALLSNIGQAALFYHNREEYEEIYRRWISEGESLVELEELSFGTNHRLVGSEILKNWNFPDLYAHAAREHLRENITSPHKMLIIIVSTGNFLAENYLFRLTHPRSLGELKHYFPLMGLTPAGIQGLQQQVQNGMENDSLYAGVKDLFGLG
- a CDS encoding 3-hydroxyacyl-CoA dehydrogenase NAD-binding domain-containing protein, which encodes MKGYFSYSEQDGVARLTLDLEGKPVNLLSSDVMAALDEKFRELESRTDLHLLIIDSNKKGIFIAGADIKEIQGITREEEAYEKAKGGQDVLNRLEMMPFPSIAYINGACMGGGTELALACTFRLTSDDAKTKIALPEVNLGIMPGFGGTQRLPRLVDISQALPMILTGKPQDGKKAEKIGLSDRVIPHGYSEFFLNEFASKIRGVVEKQRSSFPSGGTTNPADGSGYLKTLNSRRKWLNEIRKQAYGLIRPVKRGKIQSPAYGWFLNKTALGRSMALNNAKKSVLAKTQGNYPAPLEAISTIHNTLGGNFAKGLIYEARKFGKLAASDISKNLIQIYFLTEENKKLPDPEHVPGAGAKAGSADLPETIGNTGVLGAGVMGGGIAWLFSKAGYDVALKDISWDAVQKGFDAAKKIYGQLKKRRKLSSREVNLGMHRISGTLDYESFVRADIVVEAVVEKMSVKQAVLSELEENVPENSIIASNTSSLSINEMAKALKKPERFAGMHFFNPVNRMPLVEVISGEQTDPRAAIEVARFALKLKKTPVFVKDGPGFLVNRILMPYLNEAAYLLSQGADVEETDRQWKKWGMPMGPYTLIDEIGIDVARKVAKILEDAYPDRMKAAPILEGLKDHPQLLGKKNKQGFYLYKNGKKTLNPEMQSIIKKHQTGGGRVSSEDRIYRPLVMMVNEAVRCLDEGVVGTPGMLDLAMIMGTGFPPFRGGVLRTAQQIGLSTMSDKALQYSSSIDGRFTAPEGLSNRAKSNSAFFNM
- the nspC gene encoding carboxynorspermidine decarboxylase, translated to MIRGNGYEPFRGFDPERVPSPAYVVDRAAIRHNLGILDSVMTESGAKILLALKGFSMFSLAPEISRVLKGTTASSVHEARLGREEFGGEVHVYAPAFKDEEMRVLLETADHIVFNSFSEWEHHRESCLKAAENRPGLEFGIRINPQHSEGSVELYDPCAPYSRMGVVKSEFRRDLLQGISGLHFHSLCEQGSEPLERTLEAVTANYGDVLKTLKWINLGGGHHISKEDYNRPLLIRLIRELKETYDLEVYLEPGEAIAIHSGVLVTTVLDTPVNAMNLAILDTSATCHMPDVLEMPYRPDILGAGLPGMQPHLYRLGGQTCLAGDVIGDYSFPRPLSRGQRLIFDDMAHYTMVKNTTFNGIPLPSICTYDSDSGEYEVIREFGYGDFRSRLS
- a CDS encoding thiolase family protein gives rise to the protein MNQSRERIAIVDGIRTPMAKAGTVLKNTQADDMGAFIVRQLLERNSIEPEEFDEVIIGNVAQPAHAANIARVIALKAGMPNSTPAYTVHRNCASGMESITTAASKLLTGEGDIYLAGGTESMSNIPLMFNKEFTSFINRLSASKTFSQKLKTLFSFRMKMLRPEIGVIHGLTDPVSGLIMGLTAENLAKEFSISRKEQDELALLSHQRAVQAAKENKLEGEIIPMPLMPEYSTIVEQDSGPRENQSMKALGKLRPYFDKKNGTVTVGNSCPITDGAAAVILMRESDAKKRGLTPLGYIKDWAYAGLEPERMGLGPTYATAKLFKKTGTKLSEIDYIEMNEAFAAQIIANERAFASKDFASKYLGMDEALGEIDRNKMNLQGGAIALGHPVGTTGTRITVHTLRELRRQGKQKGLATLCIGGGQGASLLLEVE
- the speB gene encoding agmatinase, yielding MNRKQPKIQKDGRETAGKSSDGSFPGYDGEVFLESETGRPDSRKCRFHILPFPFEASVSYGGGTRRGPEAIIEASQQLELYDGISFPGEAGIFTHPSVRVPEQEHPGDGDVQHCFEDAGNRVEQILQSSAIPVTLGGEHSISYAPLQALKRHYSPRNIGIVQIDAHADLRLAYEGRVWSHASVMRRLADQGFPILQLGVRALCREERDYRDSAENIVYYDARELIEQDIRNIRLPEEFPELLYLSIDLDGLDPSIMPATGTPVPGGLGWYQTLDLLASIIAQRHVAGLDMVELAPMDQGHAWNYTAAQLLYSVLGLIQRLNPGKSEGL
- a CDS encoding putative bifunctional diguanylate cyclase/phosphodiesterase, with the protein product MNLFQRFAFSVQRFLRYQGLSSALPLFIRGKILLIHIMAFLGLVIFLPLAISVAAAGSYLASAVLIFATTGQIAAMIIYHRGNRLDASIQISALSVILALTYAMITGGYNGYGILYIFLGPIILFYFLNIRWALFTQTLFALLFVFAIAFPTAPIRAHLEADFLLRVFVLYILISSLTGSVVFGFKQTTSRLEAVAYYDDLTGLPNRHYIRTLLNETARRSRKKGTPFFTLFISIHRFRQINDNYGYTAGDEMLRLFARRCETLIPKDGFLGRFGGTDFILSFPSDDPDPKAVAEMLHQSALKGFILMNQLIRLSLNISYTAYLSHLPNELSQTSDHEGPGRGRKSRSRFSGSRVGTDPAESIIRNLELALSVSKSRGGGTTIRYDKQGHEDIRKRYRLAEELRSAVSRQELTLHFQPIIRADSRKVTKVEALARWFSPEFGEVSPEEFIPLAEEIGIIAELSEYLFHIAASDIQELRELNHGNENRLALSFNISPVNLHSQNFIPVISNILAKTAADMSQLELEITESMLIEDNEMVKQNLTLLKNMGIRLSLDDFGTGYSSLSYLHRFNIDTLKIDRSFIASMQESTHSREIIRAIQAMALSLGMETVAEGVEYEEQDRMLRELEVTHIQGFLHARPMDRTALQVWMKHWNTVHFERRNG
- a CDS encoding AMP-dependent synthetase/ligase, with the translated sequence MNQTFTTLPELFKHATTSFSLEKALMYPEGDSWRTYSSEHFRNQVRWLALGMSDMGVKEGDSVGILAPSSPEWIILDLATVSLGAVSVPLFKKISLESLTHEISDSKMKYLFIGNLEELPHIKATHKHLKEQITFGKSFPNERFNALIAKGREMDTKNPELFDSFASKIKEDQLATIIYTSGSTGLPKGVKLTHRNIVSQVHASSQRFKTVPGDRVLSALPLAHIFERMVMYFYISSGLPIYFADDPQMLGVYAKTVSPTIMTVVPRILEKVYMKMREGAFEKTGVAGAIARTGFVRAEKKKPGTAAKGPLGMIFDKLLYKKFRAAMGGKLRIAISGSAKLSPEIASFFVNCDLQVYEGYGLTEASPVIAVNYPGHRKIGSVGPLFPGIEVKVSGEGEVLARGPNIMQGYHNRPDATAEVIDEEGWLHTGDLGSYEDGYLTITGRKKELFKKSTGEYVPPVPLEQELVQMPGIDTAVVVADNRTFVTALIFPEYEKLPTLKSEAGMEDVKDDEFLESDYFRQQIHEYLQEMNKHHHHCEHIADFRIIHSQASIEDGELTPTMKVRRFAIEKKYGDLIEEMYKTPHSWK